A genomic segment from Aspergillus chevalieri M1 DNA, chromosome 7, nearly complete sequence encodes:
- a CDS encoding uncharacterized protein (COG:S;~EggNog:ENOG410PP4V), with amino-acid sequence MSPTPVVPETQQNLQLQTLAKAFEALLLTVHQLNNKERSLQRRLKYAHEQYSKLADRIPGGTDTHTKIVAEKIIRCPPDSIPPHEQSLKASDVVNTLAESAHVGEPIVNAIREGLDCYQSVPRPSDDNLLTYLNSCVVATRADTPARLEKDFTTKGTQGSLRCPFAKINNKASENGALNGVEDAFDSKNDDACGHDVDPIKAEKNERRSSQAGSARSSTARCPISKCPIRFLDQHTPEEVAEYVERHKHEVPRSHAICVARYQRDSSSMRQLDAKYGNLISMIRGLSVKHQAFLPGAENGVPGSSSSAERVEKWAEDVGNTPKQDMHPTIREEEGEGHQEEERQGHFDRPLRDIRVGESPSRPWGIPVPIPPDPLPASPSQSPSAPVPPPQTQPNISPDHPATDDASVAPLRETTPNESDAAPPPRRCPFGHGAPKAPAPKPEKAEPETQTIRNDDSKGQVPGVAVDPGESPNDPQLNKSAPSPPANIVFNGPVFFGFSPEQTAILLQQLQQLGGLGQT; translated from the exons ATGTCGCCTACTCCTGTGGTCCCCGAAACGCAGCAAAACCTGCAACTACAGACGTTGGCTAAAGCGTTTGAGGCTCTTCTCCTGACAGTCCACCAGCTGAACAACAAGGAGAGGAGTTTGCAGCGAAGGCTGAAATATGCCCACGAACAG TATTCCAAACTAGCAGATCGAATCCCCGGCGGAACCGATACCCATACCAAGATCGTCGCAGAGAAGATCATTCGCTGCCCTCCAGATTCCATCCCACCTCATGAACAGTCGCTGAAAGCTTCTGATGTAGTCAATACACTTGCAGAATCTGCTCACGTAGGAGAACCGATTGTCAACGCTATTAGGGAAGGACTGGACTGCTACCAATCAGTACCACGTCCATCAGATGATAATCTGCTCACATATCTCAATTCATGCGTCGTTGCGACGAGGGCCGATACACCTGCCCGTCTAGAAAAGGACTTCACGACAAAGGGCACGCAGGGAAGCCTGCGCTGCCCCTTCGCGAAGATAAACAATAAAGCCTCTGAAAATGGGGCCCTCAACGGGGTCGAAGACGCCTTCGACTCCAAGAACGATGACGCGTGTGGACACGATGTCGATCCCATCAAAGCCGAAAAGAACGAAAGGCGTTCCAGCCAGGCTGGTTCTGCGAGATCGTCGACGGCCCGATGCCCCATCTCCAAATGCCCTATCAGGTTTTTGGACCAACACACCCCGGAAGAAGTTGCCGAATATGTCGAGAGACACAAGCACGAAGTACCTAGAAGCCATGCGATTTGCGTTGCACGATACCAAAGAGACTCGTCAAGCATGCGGCAATTAGATGCCAAGTACGGTAATCTCATCAGCATGATCCGAGGACTGTCAGTGAAACACCAGGCGTTCCTCCCGGGTGCTGAGAATGGCGTCCCGGGCTCCAGCTCCTCTGCGGAGCGAGTGGAAAAATGGGCAGAAGATGTTGGTAATACACCGAAGCAGGACATGCACCCTACTATtagggaggaagagggagagggtcACCAAGAGGAGGAACGACAAGGCCACTTTGACCGTCCACTGCGTGATATTCGTGTCGGGGAATCTCCAAGCAGGCCTTGGGGAATCCCTGTTCCCATTCCGCCAGACCCGTTACCAGCATCACCTTCCCAATCTCCATCCGCTCCAGTTCCACCCCCTCAAACACAGCCGAACATATCTCCAGATCACCCGGCTACGGATGATGCTTCTGTCGCACCCCTGCGAGAAACCACCCCGAATGAGTCCGATGCAGCCCCACCACCGCGTCGATGTCCCTTTGGCCATGGTGCACCGAAGGCTCCTGCACCTAAGCCTGAAAAGGCAGAGCCAGAGACACAGACGATCCGAAATGATGACAGCAAGGGCCAGGTCCCTGGTGTTGCAGTGGACCCTGGGGAATCACCCAATGACCCTCAGCTGAATAAGTCGGCGCCTTCCCCACCTGCGAATATCGTTTTCAATGGCCCAGTGTTCTTCGGATTCTCTCCCGAGCAAACGGCCATCTTATTACAGCAGCTGCAACAGCTTGGTGGTTTAGGCCAAACATAA
- a CDS encoding C2 domain protein (BUSCO:EOG092608WU;~COG:S;~EggNog:ENOG410PFJ4;~InterPro:IPR019558,IPR035892,IPR014772,IPR000008, IPR014770;~PFAM:PF00168) translates to MSTASNQSRGINRRINSLQNEARHSRSLSGSRRRPVNSSAAYSYALRVAYLAHLLQPRSRRVQNVQTPHKPKRASTSFHDLMSDFSLVRDSKSTRFPHGFIAELEKRLTGVLIGKEKRKEYQDALVVRTFAAFLNTLKEQSFKKRMEKDRRAEDLVLIFYSNATKELSKGKDPDDDHWKFMVDRHVALFVRLISLILKDNDWSKERPELSNRLSVLENKLLSQDQDLVQTNGSDQKTTEVVAPLSYDVKDMPLVQHVAKIFGMTNSQVQSDIDKNRAVWTAQAALQDLKSYQAHLSLKTRKTLAQEDFESDEGYEHWKKSEGPDLSQMMLAIVQSNPELAKNTPGVLPRFNPGAADYSSDSSPVELTRSNSDRPTSYIIDQPVDLSSLALSDNGDASDESDTYTYIPSDPRAAYRFILTQTLNHDLRDREIEASQADSEAPSFKLLSKQSTELLNEICLRWRIPSFSRIALFLDVAREKFVDNEIDLDTLDSAFTFVKQSPGSEGKKRSSYMSSVLYDRKKWTIHDLLLMQQLLSSLHEALLRELYDVMMDCFETKPRPIGPVMYVLESHVQMDPNYTEDAEDIDRFRTYVQEGLSQKATEKYQDILGETVPVEQEIWQPDHVIQLGETIMKLGQKIRKRYRNNPEIIGVNPYTTLLANVLPIFAEDAHEMVVRIMEHTKAKGEEMDMQDGFDLYKQLAAIRRVFAETLPDVPFPFHVESLLEDFVWQWLRLTEAKVLDWVEQAIRKDNFGVRGDGSEETVPEEYRHSVSAIDIFRSFNQVVEQLVQLEWDDDLGYAKFMTALSKSISNGVAKYCESLEKMFSREMDRLSPDQEAAMNQTAQEKLMQFAKDTWTNKEKIEPFQFFPESMVKLNNIEYGLTQLDKLEHEINVDGCAEVIAQHAPPQLSKIRKSTTYVFTIKVVEAEDLKACDMNGRSDPYVVLADEYQRRIAKSRIVYNNLNPRWDDAVDITTQGPLNIIATIWDWDAVGDHDYVGRTSIKLDPVHFSDFLPREYWLDLDTQGRLLLRVSMEGERDDIQFYFGKAFRNLKRSERDMTRKITEKLSAYISHCLSRRTLKSLLSRGLSISTVSNFLNRNRGQSNSAIPTAADVENALTPLFDYFNDNFAIMNKTLTSEAMKMVMARLWKEVLATIESLLVPPLSDKPSHQKPLTMQEVDIVSRWLVLLLNFFHAIDDETGEAHGVSIDILKSPKYHDIQSINFFYFEPTDSLIRTSERMASVTISRQQANKNRVSAPPHLSAGGTGGFLGVPSVRRAKSIMLSRNLGTMKKLKEEKWREAQAEPNDDMILRILRMRPEAAGYLRDRSRQKERLAAAAAADAIVKQSLMAGAGGRMTGTLGRR, encoded by the exons ATGTCGACAGCATCTAATCAATCCCGAGGCATTAATCGACGCATCAACAGCCTCCAGAATGAAGCCCGACATTCGCGCAGCCTCTCCGGGTCACGGAGGCGTCCCGTCAATTCCTCCGCAGCTTATAGCTATGCTCTCCGTGTAGCTTACCTGGCACACCTCCTCCAGCCTCGATCTCGTCGAGTACAAAATGTACAAACGCCGCACAAGCCGAAACGAGCGTCGACGTCGTTCCATGACCTGATGAGCGACTTCTCACTGGTCAGGGATTCCAAAAGTACGCGGTTTCCGCATGGATTCATCGCAGAGCTTGAGAAGCGGTTGACGGGTGTTTTGATCGGGAAGGAAAAACGAAAGGAATACCAGGATGCGTTGGTGGTTAGGACATTTGCTGCGTTCTTGAACACGTTGAAGGAGCAGTCATTCAAAAAGCGGATGGAGAAAGATCGACGCGCTGAAGACTTGGTCTTGATCTTCTACTCGAATGCAACCAAGGAACTTAGCAAAGGCAAGGACCCAGATGATGATCACTGGAAGTTCATGGTCGATAGACATGTTGCTCTTTTCGTCCGCTTGATTTCGCTCATCCTGAAAGATAACGACTGGTCGAAGGAACGGCCCGAATTGTCCAATCGGTTGTCAGTCCTTGAGAACAAGTTACTTTCTCAAGACCAAGACTTAGTCCAGACAAATGGGTCTGACCAGAAGACGACAGAGGTGGTGGCCCCGCTGAGCTACGACGTGAAGGACATGCCTCTCGTGCAGCACGTCGCCAAGATATTTGGGATGACCAACTCTCAGGTGCAATCGGACATCGACAAAAACAGAGCGGTTTGGACCGCGCAGGCAGCCCTGCAGGATTTGAAGTCCTATCAAGCTCACCTAAGTCTCAAAACCCGGAAGACCCTGGCGCAAGAAGACTTCGAGAGTGATGAAGGGTATGAACACTGGAAGAAGAGCGAGGGCCCTGATCTGTCGCAAATGATGCTTGCCATCGTTCAGTCCAATCCGGAGCTCGCTAAGAATACACCGGGTGTGCTTCCACGGTTCAACCCTGGTGCAGCGGATTACAGTTCTGATTCGAGTCCCGTGGAATTGACTAGGTCGAACTCCGACAGGCCAACTTCATACATCATTGACCAACCCGTGGACCTTAGTTCGTTAGCACTGAGTGACAACGGCGATGCCTCGGATGAGTCCGACACCTATACGTACATACCATCAGACCCACGGGCTGCATACAGATTCATCCTTACTCAGACACTGAATCACGATCTGAGGGACCGTGAGATTGAAGCGAGTCAAGCTGACTCGGAAGCCCCGTCATTCAAGCTGCTTTCGAAGCAGTCTACTGAGCTCTTGAATGAAATCTGTCTTCGCTGGCGAATTCCCAGTTTCTCAAGGATTGCTTTGTTCTTGGATGTTGCCCGAGAGAAATTCGTTGATAATGAGATTGACTTGGATACCCTCGACTCGGCATTCACCTTTGTCAAGCAGTCGCCTGGGTCAGAGGGCAAGAAACGTAGCAGTTATATGTCTTCGGTTCTTTACGACAGAAAGAAATGGACGATCCACGATCTTCTTTTGATGCAACAGCTACTTTCCTCGCTCCACGAGGCTTTACTGCGGGAACTTTACGATGTCATGATGGACTGTTTTGAAACGAAGCCTCGCCCGATTGGTCCAGTTATGTACGTGCTAGAGAGCCACGTCCAAATGGACCCTAATTATACAGAGGATGCCGAGGATATCGATCGTTTTCGCACATACGTTCAGGAAGGGCTCTCTCAGAAAGCGACGGAGAAGTATCAGGATATTCTTGGTGAAACGGTGCCTGTGGAGCAGGAAATCTGGCAACCAGACCATGTTATTCAGCTTGGCGAAACCATAATGAAACTTGGTCAGAAGATTCGAAAGCGTTATAGGAATAATCCGGAAATTATTGG GGTAAATCCATATACTACTTTGCTGGCCAATGTTCTCCCCATCTTTGCAGAAGACGCTCATGAGATGGTGGTCAGAATCATGGAACACACAAAAGCAAagggagaagaaatggatatGCAAGACGGGTTTGACCTCTACAAGCAACTGGCAGCGATACGTCGTGTTTTTGCCGAGACATTGCCTGA TGTTCCTTTCCCGTTCCATGTGGAAAGCCTACTTGAGGACTTTGTATGGCAGTGGCTGCGCTTGACAGAAGCGAAGGTCTTGGACTGGGTTGAGCAGGCGATCAGAAAAGACAACTTCGGCGTCCGGGGCGATGGCTCAGAGGAAACAGTCCCCGAAGAGTACAGACATAGCGTATCTGCCATCGACATTTTCCGCTCGTTCAATCAAGTGGTTGAGCAATTGGTCCAGCTTGAATGGGACGATGACCTCGGATATGCCAAGTTCATGACTGCTCTGTCTAAATCGATAAGCAATGGAGTAGCGAAATACTGTGAATCGCTGGAGAAGATGTTCTCCAGGGAGATGGATCGGCTGTCGCCCGATCAGGAAGCAGCTATGAACCAAACGGCCCAGGAAAAACTGATGCAATTCGCCAAAGATACTTGGACAAATAAGGAGAAAATTGAGCCATTCCAGTTCTTCCCTGAG TCCATGGTCAAATTGAATAACATTGAATATGGTCTCACCCAACTTGATAAGCTTGAGCATGAGATTAACGTTGACGGTTGTGCTGAGGTAATTGCACAGCATGCTCCTCCCCAATTGAGTAAGATCCGCAAGTCGACGACCTACGTCTTCACAATCAAGGTTGTGGAGGCCGAAGACCTTAAGGCATGTGACATGAATGGACGGAGTGATCCTTATGTCGTTCTCGCCGATGAGTATCAAAGACGCATCGCCAAATCCCGTATCGTTTACAACAACCTTAACCCTCGATGGGATGACGCAGTCGACATCACAACCCAAGGACCCTTGAATATCATCGCAACGATCTGGGATTGGGACGCAGTGGGTGACCACGACTATGTGGGTCGTACATCCATCAAATTGGACCCTGTGCACTTTAGTGATTTCCTGCCAAGAGAGTACTGGCTGGATCTGGATACTCAAGGCAGGTTGCTACTTCGTGTCAGTATGGAAGGGGAGCGGGACGACATCCAATTCTACTTTGGCAAGGCTTTCCGAAACCTCAAGCGGAGTGAAAGAGATATGACACGCAAGATTACGGAGAAGCTGTCTGCATATATTAGCCACTGTCTGTCACGGCGGACGTTGAAATCTCTATTGTCCCGCGGGCTTAGTATCAGCACTGTTTCCAATTTCCTGAACCGGAATCGTGGACAATCGAACTCGGCAATTCCAACTGCGGCGGATGTTGAAAACGCATTAACTCCGCTGTTCGATTATTTCAATGACAACTTTGCCATTATGAACAAGACGCTCACGTCTGAAGCAATGAAGATGGTTATGGCccgtctatggaaagaggTACTGGCTACCATTGAGAGTCTACTTGTGCCACCTTTGTCGGACAAACCATCGCATCAGAAGCCTCTTACGATGCAAGAGGTAGATATCGTATCACGCTGGCTCGTGCTCCTCCTGAACTTCTTCCACGCCATCGACGATGAGACCGGCGAGGCACACGGCGTCTCGATCGACATCCTGAAATCACCTAAGTACCACGACATCCAATCCATAAACTTCTTCTACTTCGAACCCACCGACAGCCTAATCCGCACATCGGAGCGAATGGCCTCAGTCACAATCTCCCGACAACAAGCCAACAAAAACCGCGTCTCCGCACCACCACACCTCAGCGCCGGAGGCACAGGAGGCTTTCTGGGTGTTCCAAGCGTCCGACGCGCCAAGAGCATCATGCTTTCCCGGAACCTGGGAACAATGAAGAAGCTGAAAGAGGAGAAGTGGCGCGAAGCCCAGGCAGAGCCAAACGACGACATGATCCTGCGTATTCTCCGTATGCGGCCCGAAGCAGCTGGATATCTGCGCGACCGGAGCCGTCAAAAGGAGAGACTTGCCGCTGCCGCGGCTGCGGATGCCATCGTGAAGCAGAGTCTTATGGCCGGTGCAGGTGGACGGATGACGGGGACGCTTGGACGGCGGTAA
- a CDS encoding uncharacterized protein (COG:C;~EggNog:ENOG410PPPV;~InterPro:IPR008699;~TransMembrane:1 (i100-121o);~go_component: GO:0005739 - mitochondrion [Evidence IEA];~go_function: GO:0003954 - NADH dehydrogenase activity [Evidence IEA];~go_function: GO:0008137 - NADH dehydrogenase (ubiquinone) activity [Evidence IEA]) — protein MLSQRILTRRLPQLAARTTVPRAPFSQGRSLSASAELDDPLQNGNYQNPPRVKRQFRDPYGGWWDQQERRNFGEPVHEENEILGIFSPEEYTHVTPRKGLFQIGCFVAAVFGLSAVVAQFYPDKPSVPRTFPDGLEKELGGAHAAPARKPGQESW, from the exons ATGCTGTCTCAGCGAATCTTGACCCGGCGCCTGCCCCAGCTGGCTGCCCGCACGACTGTCCCCCGCGCTCCTTTTTCGCAAGGCCGGAGCCTCAGTGCTTCTGCTGAGCTCGATGACCCTTTGCAG AATGGCAACTACCAGAACCCTCCCCGTGTGAAGCGTCAATTCAGAGATCCCTATGGCGGCTGGTGGGATCAGCAGGAGCGTCGGAACTTTGGCGAACCCGTTCACGAGGAGAACGAAATCCTTGGTATTTTCAGTCCCGAGGAGTACACCCACGTCACCCCCCGCAAGGGTCTGTTCCAGATCGGATGCTTCGTCGCAGCTGTCTTCGGTTTGAGTGCCGTTGTAGCCCAGTTCTACCCAGACAAGCCTAGTGTCCCCCGGACATTTCCTGATGGCTTGGAGAAGGAGCTTGGAGGCGCACACGCTGCTCCG GCGCGCAAGCCCGGCCAGGAGTCCTGGTAA
- a CDS encoding RidA family protein (COG:J;~EggNog:ENOG410PP4P;~InterPro:IPR006175,IPR006056,IPR019897,IPR035959;~PFAM:PF01042), whose product MLRSTSRLSLLLRNLSYRPPVRTQQSPFFSTSVNMSMTPVSAKEACPPAGPYVSPSTLIQCPWRKPIQNHPCESQSLAEITNPTNQISPYKQSQAIKANGQIFVSGQIPADANANLIDGSIGDKTQACCDNIKAILDAAGSSVQKIVKVNVFLTDMANFAEMNATYEKFFVHKPARSCVAVAQLPKGVPVEIECIALE is encoded by the exons ATGCTCCGGAGCACTTCTCGtctttctctcctccttCGTAATCTCTCTTACCGTCCTCCTGTCCGTACCCAGCAGTCGCCTTTTTTCTCTACATCCGTCAATATGTCCATGACTCCTGTCTCTGCTAAGGAAGCTTGCCCTC CTGCGGGCCCCTACGTAAGTCCGTCCACGCTCATCCAATGCCCATGGCGCAAACCCATTCAAAACCATCCATGCGAATCCCAATCCCTCGCAGAAATAACGAACCCAACTAACCAAATCTCTCCGTACAAACAGTCCCAAGCCATCAAAGCCAACGGCCAGATCTTCGTCTCGGGCCAGATCCCCGCCGACGCTAACGCCAACCTCATCGACGGCTCCATCGGCGACAAGACCCAGGCTTGCTGCGACAACATCAAGGCTATCCTTGACGCTGCCGGGTCGAGCGTGCAGAAAATTGTTAAGGTTAAT GTCTTCTTGACTGATATGGCCAACTTTGCGGAGATGAACGCTACGTATGAGAAGTTCTTTGTGCACAAGCCGGCTCGTAGCTGTGTGGCTGTTGCGCAGTTGCCCAAGGGTGTGCCGGTTGAGATTGAGTGCATTGCTTTGGAGTAA